In Halorussus limi, a genomic segment contains:
- a CDS encoding DUF5796 family protein, which translates to MSARNDVAPDTLGVELGEDGIVVEYTDGREAYYRGVPEKKSGTLRTQPGKLVQILVTDPTETEGVLMYVNDRNTHDDILESTGVGRVMLGKDEEEELFPGVTVRVDGYAIEVEADPEVARGRVFVFEEDELGERSYELVNED; encoded by the coding sequence ATGAGCGCACGCAACGACGTGGCCCCCGACACGCTCGGCGTCGAGTTGGGCGAGGACGGCATCGTCGTGGAGTACACCGACGGCCGGGAGGCCTACTACCGCGGGGTCCCGGAGAAGAAGTCGGGCACCCTCCGGACCCAACCCGGCAAACTCGTCCAGATTCTCGTGACGGACCCGACCGAGACCGAGGGCGTGCTGATGTACGTCAACGACCGCAACACCCACGACGACATCCTCGAATCGACCGGCGTGGGTCGAGTGATGCTCGGTAAGGACGAGGAAGAGGAGCTGTTCCCCGGCGTCACGGTGCGCGTTGACGGCTACGCCATCGAGGTCGAGGCCGACCCGGAGGTCGCTCGCGGCCGGGTGTTCGTCTTCGAGGAGGACGAACTCGGCGAGCGGTCCTACGAACTGGTCAACGAGGACTGA
- a CDS encoding DUF7508 domain-containing protein — MPLPKRWRTLNRQTVGSAPEQYGVYELGEDGAVLEVGWGVLRDELKDALAYGSGDEVRWETCQTEAEARELADEHRERAGL, encoded by the coding sequence ATGCCGCTCCCGAAACGCTGGCGGACGCTGAACCGGCAGACGGTCGGGTCCGCGCCCGAGCAGTACGGCGTCTACGAACTCGGCGAGGACGGCGCGGTCCTCGAAGTCGGGTGGGGCGTCCTCCGCGACGAACTCAAGGACGCGCTGGCCTACGGGTCGGGCGACGAGGTTCGCTGGGAGACCTGCCAGACGGAGGCCGAGGCGCGGGAGTTGGCCGACGAACACCGTGAGCGCGCCGGGTTGTAG
- a CDS encoding DUF2309 domain-containing protein, with amino-acid sequence MTLENEQTHFANSIERAAEKVGSVWPLHSFVTANPLSGFEDRPFHEAVAEAEQLFGGRGYPHPSVFRQAWENGQIEREVLSAELEAHGFDENPETLLDEMETTESASPSETDSNTEEVDRVLSKWLAAFLDQGNAKWPMPDREDGFYAAWRAVAPYDGDVPGCDGPSDLPETPIAALEDVLADYPQGEWETIFEQQLAALPGWTGFIKQRTSDDADAWQSSYPISLTEYLAVRLLLADFLDAPIQPNEHDTESVENDEVPLPEIWLTAWEKSHRDRLLEAVSQPNRETTTADESARPAAQLVFCIDTRSEIIRRHIEAVGPYETHGYAGFFGVPMRYQAYDADVSVDACPPIVDAQHRITDRPARRADATRERYDRWQGALDAGRKVLKALKANTAAAFSFVENAGPGYGVALTARTLLPARVYDALHDTDRTPDEHEFCEPSVDYNPDAVHSLREGLSLEEKVEYAQTAFELMGWEEFARLVVFTGHTSQTTNNPFDSSLDCGACAGNPGGPNARVLAAICNDEAVKAELRERGFDIPEDTAFLAAEHNTTTDEITLFDSEVPESHREDLEQLREDLTQAQTRATAERTESMADETADSVRETQRRAADWAETRPEWGLAGNASFVIGPRELTEDETLDGRTFLHSYDWRTDSEGEALEAIMTGPLVVTQWINNQYYFATVDNAVYGSGSKVTQNPVGNVGVFQGNGGDLMTGLPLQSLYADADQPHHQPLRLTALIHAPVDRVTEILRQHEQLVQLLDNGWIQLTVIDPEQDNAPLHYQETMEWELIQPERSSTEPPVQTVSGSVAD; translated from the coding sequence ATGACGCTTGAAAACGAGCAAACCCACTTCGCGAACAGTATCGAACGCGCGGCCGAGAAAGTCGGCTCGGTCTGGCCGCTCCACTCGTTCGTCACGGCCAATCCGCTGTCCGGCTTCGAAGACCGGCCGTTCCACGAGGCGGTCGCCGAGGCCGAACAGCTGTTCGGCGGTAGGGGTTATCCACATCCCTCCGTCTTCAGACAGGCTTGGGAGAACGGCCAAATCGAACGAGAGGTGCTTTCCGCCGAGCTAGAAGCCCACGGCTTCGACGAGAACCCGGAGACGTTGTTGGACGAGATGGAGACGACCGAGTCCGCCTCTCCCTCTGAGACCGACTCCAACACGGAGGAGGTCGACCGCGTCCTCTCGAAGTGGCTCGCCGCCTTCCTCGACCAGGGGAACGCCAAGTGGCCGATGCCCGACCGCGAAGACGGGTTCTACGCGGCCTGGCGTGCGGTGGCTCCCTACGATGGCGATGTTCCCGGCTGTGACGGTCCGTCCGACCTTCCGGAAACCCCGATAGCGGCGCTGGAAGACGTTCTGGCGGACTATCCACAGGGAGAGTGGGAGACGATCTTCGAGCAACAACTCGCCGCCCTCCCCGGCTGGACCGGCTTCATCAAACAGCGGACCAGCGACGACGCCGACGCGTGGCAGTCGAGCTATCCCATCTCGCTGACCGAGTATCTCGCGGTCCGTCTGCTCCTCGCGGATTTCCTCGATGCCCCTATCCAGCCGAACGAACACGACACCGAATCGGTCGAGAACGACGAGGTTCCGCTGCCGGAGATATGGCTGACCGCGTGGGAAAAGAGCCACCGTGACCGGCTGCTGGAGGCGGTGTCACAACCTAACCGGGAGACCACTACTGCGGACGAATCCGCTCGTCCGGCCGCACAGCTCGTGTTCTGTATCGACACGCGCTCGGAGATTATCCGCCGCCACATCGAGGCAGTCGGCCCGTACGAAACCCACGGCTACGCGGGGTTCTTCGGTGTCCCGATGCGCTATCAGGCGTACGACGCGGACGTGTCTGTCGATGCCTGTCCGCCGATCGTCGACGCCCAGCACCGTATCACTGATCGGCCTGCGAGGAGAGCGGACGCCACACGGGAGCGCTACGACCGCTGGCAGGGCGCTCTGGATGCAGGGAGGAAAGTGCTCAAAGCCCTCAAGGCCAACACGGCGGCGGCGTTCAGCTTCGTCGAGAACGCCGGGCCAGGGTACGGCGTCGCGCTGACTGCTCGGACGCTCCTACCCGCTCGCGTCTACGACGCACTTCACGACACCGACCGCACGCCCGACGAACACGAGTTCTGTGAGCCGTCGGTCGATTACAACCCGGACGCCGTCCACTCCCTCCGGGAAGGGCTCTCGTTGGAGGAGAAAGTCGAGTACGCCCAGACCGCCTTCGAACTGATGGGCTGGGAGGAGTTCGCCCGACTCGTCGTGTTCACCGGCCACACCAGCCAGACGACCAACAACCCGTTCGATTCGAGTCTGGACTGCGGCGCCTGTGCCGGCAACCCCGGCGGCCCGAACGCTCGCGTCCTCGCGGCCATCTGCAACGACGAAGCCGTCAAGGCCGAACTGCGCGAACGCGGGTTCGACATCCCCGAAGACACCGCGTTCCTCGCCGCAGAACACAACACGACGACCGACGAAATCACCCTGTTCGACAGCGAGGTGCCCGAGAGTCACCGGGAAGACCTCGAACAGTTGCGTGAGGACCTCACGCAGGCGCAGACTCGCGCGACGGCGGAGCGGACGGAATCGATGGCGGACGAGACTGCCGATAGCGTTCGCGAAACGCAGCGTCGGGCCGCCGACTGGGCGGAGACGCGCCCCGAGTGGGGACTGGCCGGCAACGCCTCGTTCGTTATCGGCCCGCGCGAGTTGACGGAGGACGAAACCCTCGACGGTCGTACGTTCCTCCACTCCTACGACTGGCGTACCGATTCGGAGGGCGAGGCACTGGAGGCCATCATGACTGGGCCGCTCGTGGTCACGCAGTGGATCAACAACCAGTACTACTTCGCCACGGTCGATAACGCCGTCTACGGAAGTGGCTCGAAAGTGACGCAGAACCCCGTCGGCAACGTCGGTGTGTTCCAAGGGAACGGCGGCGACCTGATGACCGGACTTCCGCTCCAGTCGCTCTACGCCGACGCAGACCAGCCACACCACCAGCCGTTGCGTTTGACTGCACTGATTCACGCACCTGTCGACCGGGTTACAGAGATTCTCCGTCAGCACGAACAGCTCGTGCAACTCCTCGACAACGGCTGGATACAACTGACAGTAATCGATCCCGAACAGGACAACGCACCGCTCCACTATCAGGAGACCATGGAATGGGAGCTAATCCAACCGGAGCGGTCCTCTACCGAGCCACCCGTCCAGACGGTTTCGGGAAGTGTGGCTGATTAA
- a CDS encoding proton-conducting transporter transmembrane domain-containing protein — translation MTGQSHSNGSVQLLETTPSSSVVSRATTAGVWALFLLSLATVAVSVWGGNEWHLSGYVVVDGLTMVVWTVVTFFSGIVHSYSRRYMAGDARVDQFFGLTFAFTLTVMAMAAADHVVLFAAAWLGMGLAMASLIGHVRGWEQARAAGSLARRYFVASSGLLGGTLALLAWTTGTSSISSIVAQTGSLPAGLAWLAIGGLFLTAMVQSALLPFHNWLLSSMTAPTPASALMHAGFVNAGGILLTRFAPVFADVSVAMSLLVVVGAASALLGQALLLVRPDIKRKLGASTVAQMGFMILQCGLGFFAAAITHLVLHGFYKAYLFLSSGATVEQKSPTGTTRTDLGLPGLVVSLGAAIGGGALFVAITGKGAKLDSGAFLALVVVLTTLHATRDVLKRSQLPAKFKLVGLPLVVAVPIAVYGLLFNAVSAVLADVPMTHAPTELTVVHLAIGALFVGSYLAVELGWHRSSKRLYVALLNLSQPVPETVLTTKEDYDDA, via the coding sequence ATGACTGGACAATCACACTCGAATGGCTCAGTACAACTCCTAGAGACGACGCCGTCATCCTCGGTGGTGTCGCGAGCGACGACGGCGGGTGTCTGGGCGCTCTTTTTGCTCAGTCTGGCGACGGTCGCGGTTTCGGTCTGGGGTGGCAACGAGTGGCACCTCTCGGGCTACGTCGTCGTAGACGGGCTGACGATGGTCGTGTGGACCGTCGTCACCTTCTTCAGTGGTATCGTCCACTCCTACTCTCGCCGCTACATGGCCGGTGACGCCCGCGTCGACCAGTTCTTCGGTCTGACGTTCGCTTTCACGCTCACGGTCATGGCCATGGCCGCGGCTGACCACGTCGTGCTGTTCGCCGCGGCGTGGCTGGGAATGGGGCTGGCGATGGCGTCGCTCATCGGACACGTTCGCGGCTGGGAGCAGGCGCGGGCCGCTGGCTCGCTCGCCCGCCGCTACTTCGTCGCAAGCAGCGGCTTGCTCGGTGGAACCCTCGCGCTCCTCGCTTGGACGACGGGAACGAGCTCTATCTCCAGTATCGTCGCTCAGACAGGGAGCCTCCCCGCTGGGCTCGCTTGGCTCGCTATCGGGGGGCTCTTCCTCACGGCGATGGTTCAGTCGGCACTGCTCCCGTTTCATAACTGGCTGCTGTCGTCGATGACGGCACCGACCCCGGCGTCCGCCCTGATGCACGCCGGATTCGTCAACGCCGGTGGCATCCTGCTGACTCGCTTCGCGCCGGTTTTCGCCGACGTCTCGGTTGCTATGTCGCTGCTCGTCGTCGTCGGCGCGGCTAGCGCCCTGCTCGGACAGGCGCTGTTGCTCGTCCGGCCCGACATCAAGCGGAAGCTCGGAGCCTCCACCGTCGCCCAGATGGGCTTCATGATTCTCCAGTGTGGACTCGGGTTCTTCGCCGCCGCCATCACCCACCTCGTCCTGCACGGTTTCTACAAGGCGTACCTGTTCCTCTCCTCCGGCGCCACTGTCGAGCAAAAATCTCCGACGGGAACCACTCGTACCGACTTGGGCCTGCCGGGTCTCGTCGTCAGTCTAGGCGCCGCAATCGGTGGCGGCGCGCTCTTCGTCGCAATCACTGGCAAAGGGGCGAAACTGGATTCCGGCGCTTTCCTGGCGCTCGTGGTGGTTCTGACGACACTCCACGCGACCCGTGACGTACTCAAGCGGTCACAGCTCCCCGCGAAGTTCAAACTCGTCGGTCTCCCACTCGTCGTCGCCGTACCCATCGCCGTCTATGGGCTCCTATTCAACGCCGTCTCGGCGGTGCTGGCGGACGTTCCGATGACCCACGCGCCGACCGAACTGACGGTCGTCCACCTCGCCATCGGCGCCCTCTTCGTCGGTTCGTATCTCGCGGTCGAACTCGGCTGGCACCGGTCCAGCAAGCGCCTCTACGTCGCGTTGCTGAACCTCTCACAGCCGGTCCCGGAAACGGTGTTGACCACCAAGGAGGACTACGATGACGCTTGA
- a CDS encoding shikimate kinase: MDGRASAPAAGTVLNALACGTGSAFAIDAETTATVELDSSGSFDAEIADAPDADTTLIERCVELVVAEYSAEAGDEAAEISGGRVRTESEVPMAAGLKSSSAAANATVLAALDALGVADEVAREDACRLGVRAARDAGVTVTGAFDDASASMLGGVTVTDNESDELLAREPVTWDVAVWTPPEQAYSADADVARCRRVAPVAEVVADLALDGRYGEAMTVNGFAFAAALGFSADPMLEALPDVRGVSLSGTGPSFVAVGDTAAVEQVREHWSEREGTTWLTTTQNDGARTR; this comes from the coding sequence ATGGACGGCCGAGCATCGGCACCCGCGGCGGGCACCGTACTCAACGCCCTCGCCTGCGGAACGGGGTCGGCGTTCGCCATCGACGCCGAGACGACCGCGACGGTCGAACTCGACTCCTCGGGGTCGTTCGACGCGGAAATCGCCGACGCGCCCGACGCCGACACGACGCTGATAGAGCGGTGCGTCGAGTTGGTCGTCGCAGAGTACTCTGCGGAGGCCGGTGACGAGGCCGCCGAAATCTCCGGCGGCCGCGTCCGCACCGAGAGCGAAGTCCCGATGGCGGCCGGACTCAAGAGTTCCAGCGCCGCCGCGAACGCCACCGTGTTGGCCGCGCTCGACGCGCTGGGAGTCGCCGACGAGGTGGCCCGCGAGGACGCCTGCCGACTCGGCGTGCGGGCGGCCCGCGACGCGGGCGTGACCGTGACCGGCGCGTTCGACGACGCGAGCGCGAGCATGCTCGGCGGTGTCACCGTCACCGACAACGAGAGCGACGAACTGCTCGCTCGCGAACCCGTGACGTGGGACGTGGCGGTCTGGACGCCGCCGGAGCAGGCCTACAGCGCGGACGCCGACGTGGCCCGGTGCCGGCGCGTCGCGCCGGTCGCCGAAGTCGTCGCGGACCTCGCGCTCGACGGTCGGTACGGCGAGGCGATGACGGTCAACGGCTTCGCGTTCGCGGCGGCGCTCGGATTCTCGGCCGACCCGATGCTAGAGGCCCTGCCCGACGTGCGGGGCGTCTCGCTGTCGGGCACCGGACCGAGTTTCGTCGCGGTCGGCGATACGGCGGCGGTCGAACAGGTACGCGAACACTGGAGCGAACGAGAGGGTACGACATGGCTGACGACGACACAGAACGACGGCGCCCGGACGAGATGA
- a CDS encoding chorismate mutase: MADDDTERRRPDEMNLAELREEIESIDQEIVELIARRTYVAETVAQVKAEREMPTTDEDQEQRVMDRAGENAEQFDVDANLVKAIFRLLIELNKVEQREKR; encoded by the coding sequence ATGGCTGACGACGACACAGAACGACGGCGCCCGGACGAGATGAACCTCGCGGAACTCCGCGAGGAGATAGAGAGCATCGACCAGGAAATCGTGGAACTCATCGCCCGACGGACCTACGTGGCCGAGACGGTCGCGCAGGTCAAGGCCGAGCGAGAGATGCCGACGACCGACGAGGACCAAGAGCAGCGCGTGATGGACCGCGCGGGCGAGAACGCCGAACAGTTCGACGTGGACGCGAACTTGGTGAAGGCGATTTTCAGGCTGTTGATAGAACTGAACAAGGTCGAACAGCGGGAGAAACGGTAG